GTGCTGTGCGTCCCGCTCTTCCTGCCGGTGGTCACGCAGGTCGGCGTCGATCCGGTGCAGTTCGGCGTCATCATGATCATGTGCTCGATGGTCGGCCTGCTCACGCCGCCAGTCGGCATGGTGCTGTTCGCCGTTTCCAGCGTGGCGCATGTCAGCGTGGGGCGCCTCAGCCGAGCGCTGCTACCCTACCTCGCCGGCCTGGCCTTCGTTCTGCTGCTCGTCACCTACTGGCCTGCGGTCTCGACCGCGCTGCCCAACGCGTTGCTGGGACCATGACGCCCCATCCTGCCCCGCAGCCACGCAGTGCCCTCGCGCGGCTCGACGCAGGCCTCGGCACCGTCCTGCGCGCGATCCCCATCGCCTGCCTGGCCGCGCTCTTCGTCATCCTGTTGGGCAACGTGCTGTCGCGATATTTTCAGATCTGGTCGATCGCCTGGTTCGACGAGATCGTGCAGGCCCTCTTCGCCTGGATGGTGTTTGTCGGAGCGGCCGCGCTGTGGCGCGAGAACGACCATTTCCACATCGACTGGGCAGCGGCCGTGCTGTCCGCGCTGGGCTCGGTCGTCGGCCTGAAGGCCCTAAGGCTGTTGATCACGACGCTCGGCCTCGCTTTCCTGGTGGTGATGACCTGGAAGGGTTGGGAGC
Above is a genomic segment from Pseudomonadota bacterium containing:
- a CDS encoding TRAP transporter small permease; the protein is MTPHPAPQPRSALARLDAGLGTVLRAIPIACLAALFVILLGNVLSRYFQIWSIAWFDEIVQALFAWMVFVGAAALWRENDHFHIDWAAAVLSALGSVVGLKALRLLITTLGLAFLVVMTWKGWELTSRSRAVTPILSLPVAWVYVVIPISGAIMCAYSLRDLVVLLRPAPKPALPSDTA